A single region of the Etheostoma cragini isolate CJK2018 chromosome 3, CSU_Ecrag_1.0, whole genome shotgun sequence genome encodes:
- the LOC117941798 gene encoding P2Y purinoceptor 13-like isoform X3, whose translation MNNTLSNTSKCVRDTSLTAVIFPCLYSILFVVALILNSLAAWIFFSIPSSSTFVVFLKNVVVADLLMTLTIPLRVLSDAGVGHWQLRAFHCRYSAVLFYITMYISILLLGLISLDRYLKIVRPPGRCALQRVRVGQVLSAAVWAVMLSLALPNVILSNQPPKVSGGRLKCTSMKSKAGLLWHEGFNYFCQVVFWGTLALMVVCYTFISKKVYESYKASKIKSRAVSRRTKARVFVVVGVFFICFAPFHFARVPYTLTQTGSMVSPCQAQNALYIAKETTLWLSATNVCLDPLIYVFLCKVFSKRLAAAICCKPLHPGAIDSHTATSTQMEMSQIGQSNGLAYNEPPQQHAEQ comes from the exons ATGAACAACACACTGTCAAACACTTCCAAGTGTGTTCGGGATACCAGTCTCACAGCTGTGATTTTCCCCTGCCTATACAGCATTCTCTTTGTAGTCGCCCTGATACTCAATTCCCTGGCTGCATGGATCTTCTTCAGCATCCCCAGCTCCTCAACATTTGTGGTCTTTCTTAAAAATGTG GTGGTGGCTGACTTGCTGATGACCCTGACCATCCCCCTGAGAGTCTTAAGTGATGCAGGCGTGGGTCACTGGCAACTACGCGCCTTCCACTGCCGATACTCTGCCGTTCTCTTCTACATCACCATGTACATCAGCATCCTCTTGCTGGGCCTCATTAGCCTGGACCGCTACCTGAAGATAGTCAGGCCCCCCGGGAGGTGTGCCCTGCAGCGGGTTCGTGTTGGTCAGGTGCTGAGTGCTGCTGTCTGGGCAGTCATGTTGTCTTTAGCACTACCCAACGTCATCCTGAGCAACCAGCCGCCAAAGGTCTCTGGAGGCAGACTGAAGTGCACCTCCATGAAGAGCAAAGCCGGCCTCCTCTGGCATGAAGGATTCAACTACTTCTGTCAG GTGGTTTTCTGGGGCACGCTGGCCTTGATGGTGGTCTGCTACACGTTCATCAGCAAGAAGGTATATGAGTCATACAAAGCCTCAAAGATCAAATCTCGAGCAGTCAGTCGCAGAACCAAGGCAAGAGTTTTTGTTGTGGTGGGGGTGTTTTTCATATGCTTCGCCCCGTTTCACTTTGCCCGCGTTCCATACACTCTGACACAAACCGGCAGCATGGTTAGCCCTTGCCAGGCCCAGAATGCTTTGTACATCGCAAAAGAAACCACCCTGTGGCTGTCGGCCACTAATGTGTGTCTGGACCCGCTTATCTATGTGTTCCTGTGTAAGGTGTTTAGTAAAAGACTTGCAGCTGCTATCTGCTGTAAGCCACTCCACCCAGGTGCCATAGATTCTCACACAGCAACATCAACTCAAATGGAGATGTCACAGATTGGCCAAAGTAACGGACTGGCATATAATGAGCCGCCACAGCAGCATGCTGAACAATGA